From Cellulomonas chengniuliangii, the proteins below share one genomic window:
- a CDS encoding GuaB3 family IMP dehydrogenase-related protein produces MSNEIEIGRGKRGRRAYSFDDVAVVPSRRTRDPEEVSVGWQIDAYHFDIPVLAAPMDSVMSPSTAVALGRAGGLGVLDLEGLWTRYENPEPLLAEIAELGAAGSTARMQELYSAPIDPELIRLRLKEIRDAGVTVAGALSPQRTQEFSQVVVDAGVDLFVIRGTTVSAEHVSGRAEPLNLKRFIYELDVPVIVGGASTYTAALHLMRTGAAGVLVGFGGGAAHTTRVSLGIHAPMATAMADVAAARRDYLDESGGRYVHVIADGGVGRSGDLVKAIACGADAVMLGAALARATEAPGQGWHWGPEAHHPQLPRGERVHVGQAGTFEQILFGPGHTADGTLNLVGALRRAMAMTGYSDLKEFQRVEVVVSPYQPH; encoded by the coding sequence GTGAGCAACGAGATCGAGATCGGACGCGGCAAGCGCGGACGGCGCGCATACTCCTTCGACGACGTGGCTGTGGTGCCCTCGCGCCGCACGCGTGACCCCGAGGAGGTCTCCGTCGGCTGGCAGATCGACGCGTACCACTTCGACATCCCGGTGCTGGCCGCGCCGATGGACTCGGTGATGAGCCCGTCCACCGCGGTCGCGCTGGGCCGTGCGGGCGGCCTGGGGGTCCTGGACCTCGAAGGGCTGTGGACCCGCTACGAGAACCCCGAGCCGCTCCTCGCGGAGATCGCCGAGCTGGGCGCCGCGGGGTCGACGGCACGGATGCAGGAGCTGTACTCGGCCCCCATCGACCCCGAGCTGATCCGGCTCCGGCTCAAGGAGATCCGGGACGCGGGCGTCACCGTCGCCGGCGCGCTGTCGCCGCAGCGGACCCAGGAGTTCTCCCAGGTCGTCGTGGACGCGGGCGTGGACCTGTTCGTCATCCGCGGCACCACCGTCTCCGCCGAGCACGTCTCGGGCCGGGCCGAGCCGCTGAACCTCAAGCGCTTCATCTACGAGCTCGACGTGCCCGTCATCGTCGGCGGGGCCTCCACCTACACGGCGGCGCTGCACCTCATGCGCACCGGCGCGGCCGGCGTGCTGGTCGGCTTCGGCGGCGGCGCGGCGCACACGACGCGCGTCTCGCTGGGCATCCACGCGCCCATGGCGACCGCGATGGCGGACGTCGCCGCGGCCCGCCGCGACTACCTCGACGAGTCGGGCGGCCGGTACGTGCACGTCATCGCGGACGGCGGCGTGGGCCGCTCGGGCGACCTCGTCAAGGCCATCGCCTGCGGCGCGGACGCCGTGATGCTCGGCGCGGCGCTCGCCCGGGCCACCGAGGCCCCCGGCCAGGGATGGCACTGGGGCCCCGAGGCGCACCACCCGCAGCTGCCGCGCGGCGAGCGGGTTCACGTGGGCCAGGCCGGCACGTTCGAGCAGATCCTGTTCGGCCCCGGCCACACGGCCGACGGCACCCTGAACCTCGTGGGCGCCCTGCGTCGCGCCATGGCGATGACGGGGTACTCGGACCTCAAGGAGTTCCAGCGGGTCGAGGTCGTCGTCTCGCCGTACCAGCCGCACTGA
- a CDS encoding type 1 glutamine amidotransferase domain-containing protein: MSRLVGAKVAFLTSMTGIEDPELTVPWTAVLEAGGAAELVAPEPGEVSTVSGDLEPVASYPVDRQLDAVVAAEFDALVIPGGTVNADRLRVLPAAQALVRAFAEQRKPIAAICHGPWLLIDAGVADGATLTSYHSLATDLRNAGATWVDAEVSVWQEQGWPLVTSRQPGDLPAFCTMLVEVVGEAVRT, encoded by the coding sequence ATGTCACGCCTGGTGGGAGCCAAGGTCGCGTTCCTCACGAGCATGACCGGGATCGAGGACCCCGAGCTCACCGTGCCCTGGACCGCCGTGCTCGAGGCCGGGGGCGCCGCCGAGCTCGTCGCGCCCGAGCCAGGGGAGGTGAGCACGGTCTCCGGCGACCTCGAGCCGGTCGCGTCGTACCCCGTCGACCGCCAGCTGGACGCCGTGGTGGCCGCGGAGTTCGACGCCCTCGTCATCCCCGGGGGCACGGTCAACGCCGACCGCCTGCGCGTCCTCCCCGCCGCCCAGGCCCTGGTCCGCGCGTTCGCCGAGCAGCGCAAGCCCATCGCGGCGATCTGCCACGGCCCGTGGCTGCTGATCGACGCGGGGGTCGCCGACGGGGCGACCCTGACCTCGTACCACAGCCTGGCCACGGACCTGCGCAACGCGGGGGCGACGTGGGTCGACGCCGAGGTCTCGGTGTGGCAGGAGCAGGGCTGGCCGCTAGTCACCTCGCGCCAGCCGGGCGACCTGCCCGCGTTCTGCACGATGCTCGTTGAGGTGGTCGGGGAGGCGGTGCGCACCTGA
- a CDS encoding exonuclease domain-containing protein, which produces MSWTQGPLLGFDTETTGVDIETDRIVTAALVRRDADGTQVQTWLINPGVDIPAAASAIHGITTEQAREAGADPVVALEEIADAIAEALLRDIPVVAYNATFDLCLLDAELERHGLPTLPQRTGRETMPVIDPLVLDRHEDRYRKGKRKLVDLCGHYEVVDPGALHTADVDVVATLDVLERIVARFPHLAALDLAALHGYQADAHRVWAEHFNSWRESRGLPGLGAHAEWLGARPTPAAPSPLELITSQS; this is translated from the coding sequence ATGAGCTGGACCCAGGGACCGCTGCTGGGCTTCGACACCGAGACCACCGGCGTCGACATCGAGACCGACCGGATCGTCACCGCGGCGCTCGTCCGCCGCGACGCCGACGGCACCCAGGTGCAGACCTGGCTCATCAATCCAGGCGTCGATATCCCCGCCGCGGCCAGCGCCATCCACGGCATCACCACCGAGCAGGCACGCGAAGCCGGCGCCGATCCGGTGGTGGCCCTCGAGGAGATCGCCGACGCGATCGCCGAGGCGCTGCTGCGCGACATACCCGTGGTGGCGTACAACGCCACGTTCGACCTGTGCCTGCTCGACGCCGAGCTCGAGCGCCACGGGTTGCCGACCCTGCCGCAGCGCACGGGCCGCGAGACCATGCCGGTGATCGACCCGCTGGTGCTGGACCGCCACGAGGACCGGTACCGCAAGGGCAAGCGGAAGCTGGTGGACCTGTGCGGCCACTACGAGGTGGTCGACCCTGGCGCGCTGCACACGGCGGACGTGGACGTCGTTGCCACGCTCGACGTGCTCGAGCGGATCGTGGCCCGTTTCCCGCACCTCGCGGCCCTGGACCTCGCGGCGCTGCACGGCTACCAGGCCGACGCGCACCGGGTCTGGGCGGAGCACTTCAACAGCTGGCGGGAGAGCCGCGGGCTGCCTGGCCTGGGCGCTCACGCCGAGTGGCTCGGCGCGCGGCCCACCCCCGCCGCACCCTCTCCCTTGGAGTTGATCACATC